Genomic segment of Umezawaea sp. Da 62-37:
CCCTGACCAGCGGCGCTGGCCAGGAAGAACAGTCCCATCGTCTGCGCGGCGAACGCGCGCGGCGCCAGTTTGGTGGTCACCGAAAGGCCGACCGGGGAAAGCAGCAGCTCGCCGCAGGTCATCACGAAGAACACCAGCACCAACCAAAGCGGCGACACCTTGTCGTCGGGTCCGCCGGACTGGCTCGCCGCCATCGCGACGAGGAACGAGAGTCCGACGAACAGCAGGCCGCCGCTGAACTTGCGCGGCGTAGCGGGTTGGCGGGTGCCGAGCTTCGTCCACAGCAATGCGAACACCGGCGCGAGCACGATGATCATCACCGGGTTGATGGACTGGAAGAACGACGGCGGGAACTCGACGCCGAAGATGCTGTTGCGCACGCTCGTGTCGGCGAAGGCCGCGATCACCGTGGACGTCTGCTCGAAGAGCATCCAGAAGATCACCGCGGCGACGAACAGCGGGATGTAGGCGACGAGCCTGGTGCGCTCGACCGGCGTGGTCTTGTCGCTGCGCATCATGACCGTGAAGTAGATGATCGGCAGCACGACGGACACCACGCTGAGCAGGTTGACCACGCCCTCGCCGGACAGCACGCCGAGCACGATCAGCAGCACCAGGACGACGACCACGGCGGCGGCGATGCCCGCGATGCGGCCGATGATCCGGCCGCGGTGCTCGTCGGGCAGCGGGTTGGCGGGCCGGTCGCTCGCCTCGCCGAGGTTCTTGCGGCCGAACTGGTACTGCACGAGCCCGAGCGCCATGCCGACGGCGGCGGCGCCGAAGCCGAGGTGCCAGTTGACCTCCTGGCCGAGGAAACCGCAGATGAGCGGTGCGATGAACCCGCCGAGGTTCACGCCCATGTAGAAGATCGAGAAACCCGCGTCGCGCCTCTGGTCGTGCTCCTCGTAGAGCCCGCCGACGATGTTCGACACGTTCGGCTTCAGCAGCCCGGTGCCCAGCACGATGAGGATCAGGCCCAGGTACACACCCGTGAGCCCGATCGGCAGCGCCAGCGCGATGTGCCCCAGCATGATCAGGACACCGCCGTAGAGCACGGCCCGCTGGCTGCCGAACACCCGGTCGGCGAGCCAGCCGCCGCCCACACCGGCCATGTAGACCGAGGAACCGTAGATCGCGACGAGGGACAGCGCGGCGCTCTTGTCGACGCCCAGGCCGCCTTCGGAGACCGAGTAGTACAAGTAGTAGGCGAGGATCGCCTTCATGCCGTAGTAGGAGAACCGCTCCCACAGTTCCGTGAAGAAGAGCGTGCTCAAGCCCTTCGGATGTCCGAAGAACCCCCGCTGCGGAACCTCGGTGGCGCTTGTGGCGCTCAAAGCTCAACCCCCTCGCGTCGTGTCGGCACATCGGCGTGCCGACCACGCAGATTAGGCCGTACGGGTGTACCGGCCGAATGTGGGCGTCCACCATGTGGCCCAGCCCACTTCTTCGAGGTGCGTACCCCGAAATCCTTTGGTCCACTCGTGGGGTGGAACTGATCGAGGCGCACGGACTGGGCATCAGGGAGTTCGACCGACGGGTGCGGCGGGTGCGACCGGAGCAGTGGTCGCTCGGCACGCCGTGCGAGAAGTGGTCGGTCAGAGACCTGGTGGGCCACATCGTGCAGGAACAGCTCTGGGCACCCGAACTGCTGGCGGGCTGCACGCCCGAACAGGTGGGCGACCGCTTCGACGGCGACACCCTCGGCGCCGACCCGCTGCACTCGTGGGTGCTGGCCGCGGCCGCCGCGCGCGAAGCGTGGATCACGCCGAAGGCGTTGCTGCGCCCCGTGCACCTGAGCTACGGCAAGACCACCGCCGTGGAGTACGGGTGGCAGATGACCGCGGACCTCGCCGTGCACTCGTGGGACCTGGCACGGGCGATCGGCGCCGACGAGCGGATCGATCCCGACTTGGCGCAGGCCGTCCTGGAGCACCTGGAGCCGCACGCCGACGAGTGGCGCTCGGCGGGGGTGTTCGGACCTGCGGTACCGGTTCCGGCGGACGCCGACGCGCAAGCGCGGCTGCTCGGTTCGACAGGTAGAACGCCCTAATCGGACATAGACCCCGGTTTCGCCCCGCACCCTTGACCGTCTTCCGCCGTCGGGTCCATAGTCAGCAAGCCGCCGCATTAGAAAGGAAAGTTTCCTATCGAAAGAGGTGGCTATGCGTAGGCCCTCCCGCTTCGGCGCCGGTCTGCTCGTGCTCGGCGCGATCATCGCGTCGACCCTGACGTCCACCGGCGCGCAAGCCGACGTGCGCGCCGCCGCCGCTCAGGACGTGTCGGCCCAGGCGGGCCCGACCGCCGCGGCGCTGCTCGCGAAGCTGACGTCGTGCTCGCAGATCTCGACCGGCAAGTACCGCTCCGACGAGGAGACGTCGGCGAACATCCCGGTCTGCGGCAAGACCGGTGCCGTTTGGTACAAGGCCGACCTCGACGTCGACTGCGACGGCAAGGTGACGGCGAAGTGCAACGAGGACACCGACCCCTGGTTCCAGGACGACACGGCGTTCCACGACTCCAAGGGCGCGCCGCTCCAGGCGGACAAGCTCCCCTACGTCGTCGTGCCCAGCCCCAGCGGCACGTGGGACTACCGGAAGTTCGGCATCTCCGGCGGCGGCATCGTCGCGGTGATCTACAACAACAAGGTCGAGTACGCGGTCGTCGGCGACACCGGGCCGACCGCGATCATCGGTGAGGCGTCCTACGCCACCGCCGTGGACCTCGGCATCAACCCGGACCCCGAGAACGGGGGCAGCGACGGTCCGGTGCACTACATCTACTTCAAGAACTCCAAGGTCTCGCCCATCGAGGACCACGCGAAGGCCACGTCCCAGGGCGCCGCGCTGGCGCAGACGTTCATCGACCAGAACTAGCGCCCACCGCTTCCAGGTCGGGTCATGGGTCTGCCCATCGGGAGCGCGCCCATGACCCCTACCTGGAACGGGCGGGGCTCCCGAACCATGCCTCGGATCCGCGTTCCGCCCCCTTCGGCCCCTCCCCTTGTGGCCGAGGGGGCGGAACGCGTCGTGCGGCTGTCGTCTTGCCCCTGACAACCCCCCGGTCTGCCGCACACCACTGTTCTAGCCGCTCGGCGTTGTCCGGTGTCGGTGGGGCGAAGCCTGACAACCATGTCCGGACAACGCGGGTGGGGACCACGATCGGTTCAGGGACCGTTCACGCCCGGTCGCCAGCTTTCGGGGTGGCCGCTTTCGGTGAGCAGCAGTTGCCAGTCCGCGAATCCGGCCGGTGCGGTCGGCTGCCACGGCCAGTCGCCCCGCGGGGTCGGCACGACGATCTGCACCGCCGGGAAGTCGCCCTTGTAGTACAGCAGGAAGGCGCTGCCGAAGAACTCCGGGTAGAAGCCCTTGAACACGCGCTCGAAGGTGATCGGGACGCCTTGGAAGAAGTCGTGGTAGAGCTGGCCCGGTAGGAACCGCTCCCCCTCGCGGGCGCGCTTCGCGTAGGCGTTCAGCAGCACGGTCGCGGCATCGCCCGGAAGCCCCACGACGACGGCCTCGGCTACTCCGAAGCGGCGCCAGTTGCCGACTGTGAACGAGTACGGCGCGCCCTCGGCGTCCTCCGGGACGCACACGACGGCGTGGCCGTGCAGGTCGGCCTGTTCCAGCAGCCAGGCGCGGAGGTCGATTTCCTCTTGGGGGTAGGGCGGGATCGTCACGGGTTCCATTCTGCCCGGTCGGTCGGTCGGGTGGCGGTGGGTGGCGGCCCCGCAAAGGCGGAAGGGACCCCCGCCGAGGCGGGAGTCCCTTCCGATGTGGCGCGTTCTAGTCGATCTCGGCCATGACCTCGTCGGAGACGTCGAAGTTCGCGAAGACGTTCTGGACGTCGTCGCAGTCCTCCAGGGCGTCGATCAGTTTGAAGATCTTGCGCGCGCCTTCGGCTTCCAGTTCCACGGTGACCGACGGGAGGAAGTTCGAGTCGGCCGAGTCGTAGTCGTAGCCGGCTTCCTGGAGTGCGGTGCGCACGCCGACCAGGTCCGTGGCCTCGGAGACGACCTCGTAGCTGTCGCCCAGGTCGTTGACCTCCTCGGCGCCCGCGTCCAGGACGGCCATGAGCACGTCGTCCTCGGCGAGGCCCGCTTTGGGCAGGATGACGACGCCCTTGCGGCTGAACATGTACGAGACCGAGCCGGGGTCCGCCATCGAGCCGCCGTTGCGGGTCATCGCGGTGCGCACCTCGCCCGCCGCGCGGTTGCGGTTGTCGGTGAGGCATTCGATCAGCACGGCCACGCCGTTCGGGCCGTAGCCCTCGTACATGATCGTCTGCCAGTCGGCGCCGCCCGCCTCCTCGCCACCGCCGCGCTTGCGGGCGCGTTCGATGTTGTCGACCGGCACCGAGTTCTTGCGCGCCTTCTGGACCGCGTCGAACAGCGTGGGGTTGCCCTCGAGGTCACTACCACCGGTGCGAGCGGCCACCTCGATGTTCTTGATCAGCTTCGCGAAGAGCTTGCCCCGCTTGGCGTCGATCGCGGCCTTCTTGTGCTTGGTGGTAGCCCACTTGGAGTGGCCGCTCATCTTTCCTCCGTCACATGCGACAAAACACGCTCAGCCCGCTGAGCGAACGATTTCCACGAAAAGGCGGTGCACCCGCCCGTCGCCGGTGAGTTCCGGGTGGAACGCGGTGGCGAGCACGTGACCCTGCCGAACCGCGACGATCCTACCGGCGGCCTCGCCCGCCGTCGGGGATTCCGGTACCCGTGCGAGCACGTCGACGCCGCCACCGGCGGATTCGACCCACGGGGCGCGGATGAAGACGGCGTGCACCGGGCCGCCCTCGACGCCGTCGAAGTCCAGGTCCTCCTCGAACGAGTCGACCTGGCGGCCGAACGCGTTGCGCCGCACCACGATGTCCAGCCCGCCGAGCTGGTGCTGGTCGGGGCGGGCGTCGATGGCCTTGTCCGCGAGCAGGATCATCCCCGCGCACGACCCGTAGGCGGGCAGGCCGTCGGCCAGCCGGGCGCGCAGCGGTTCGAGCAGTTCGAACGTGTGCAGCAGCCTGCTGATCGTGGTCGACTCGCCGCCGGGGAGCACGAGGCCGTCGACCTCGGCCAGTTCCTCCGGGCGGCGCACCGGGCGGGCGACGACGTCGCACTCGGCGAGAGCGATGAGGTGCTCGCGCACATCGCCCTGGAGGGCGAGCACACCGACGACGGGCTGGGCTGGCGACACGGCTGCGTTTTCCCCGGTCTGGTCGTGGACTTCGGTCGCACCACCCTAGTACGACGCGTGATCACGGCTGGTGAAGGGCCGTGGTAGCGGCGGAAGTGCTGCCGCGGTGTCCGTCCGGCGGTCGTGTTCCGCCGCCTGCGCGGGGAGGTCGGCGTGGCCGAGGCCGCTCCAGTCGCGCGAAAGGGCCCGGTCGAGGTCTTCCCAGATGTCCTCGACGTCCTCCAGGCCGACGCTGAGCCGCAGCAGGTTCTCCGGGACCCCGCACGCGTTGCGGTCCGCGCTGGGCACCAGCCGGTGGGTGAGCCCGGCGGGGTGCTCGATCAGCGTGTCGACCGAGCCGAGGCTCACCGCGGGGGTGATCAGGGCCAGTCCGCGCACCACGTCCACCGGGTTCTCGCGGGTCGTGAAGGCGAGCACCGCGCCGGGCCCGCGCAGCTGCCTGCCGAGCAGGCCCGCCGGGTCGGCGCCGGGCAGGCTCGGGTGGCGGACCGTCCCGACGGCCGGGTGCCCGACCAGCCTGCGGGCCAGTTCGACGGCGCTGCGCTGCGAGGCCTCGACGCGCAGCGGCAGCGTGGCCAGGCCGCGGTGCATGAGGTAGCCGCCCAGCGGGTGCAGGACCGCGCCCGTGACGATCCGCACCTGGCGCAGGGCGCCCGCCCGTTCCGCGTCGCAGGCCACCACGCCGCCCAGCACGTCGCCGTGGCCGCCGAGGTACTTGGTGCCGGAGTGCAGGACGTAGGCGGCGCCGTGGGCGGCCGGGTTCTGGAGCACCGGCGTGGCGAAGGTGTTGTCGACCATGACGGGCACCGTCCCGGCCTGCGCGACGACGGCGGCGATGTCGGCCAGGTCGAGGTTCGGGTTGGCGGGCGTCTCCAGCACGATCAGCCCGGTGTCCGGCGTGATGGCGTCGGCCACCCGGTCGGCGGTGGCGTAGGTCGTGCGGATGCCCAGCAGACCCGAGGACAGCAGGTGGTCGGTGCCGCCGTAGAGCGGGCGCACGGCCACCACGTGCGACTTGCCGTTGAGGACGGTCGCGGCCTGGACGACGGCGGTCACCGCGGCCATGCCGCTGCCGAACGCGACCGCCTGCTCCGTGCCCTCCAACTGCGCCAGCGCCCGTTCGAACCGCGCCACGGTCGGGTTGTGCAGCCGGGCGTACACCGGCGACGCCGCCTCCGCCGCCCCGTCCGCGAAGCTCTGCAACGCCTCACCGCCCGCGGCCTGGTCCGGGATCGGGTAGGTCGTCGACAGGTCGATCGGCACCGCGTGCACCCCCAGCGCCACGAGGTCCTCGCGTCCACCGTGCACGGCAGTCGTCCGCATACCCGCCATCTCCGACCTCCTGTGAATCGTTCGGTTCGACAGCTCGATCGTGGCAAGATTTGCGGTTGACCAGGGACGATTCCGCAGGAGCTTCGGCATGTGGAGGAGATGACCGTGATGGATTCGGTGGACGCCGCGATCGTGCACGAGTTGCAGAAGGACGCGCGGCTGGCGAACAAGGACCTGGCCGACCGCGTGAACGTCGCCGCGTCCACCTGCGTGGTCCGCCACCGCGCGCTGCGGGACCGCGGGGTGATCACCGGCTACCACGCGGCGATCGACCTCGCCGCCGTCGGCAGGCCCGTGCAGGCGATCATCGCGGTCCGGATCCGCCCGCACACCCGCGCCATCGTCGGGCCGTTCATGGAGTACGCGCTGTCGCTGTCGGAGACGCTCGCGGTGTCGCACGTGACCGGGCCGGACGACTTCCTGGTGCACGTGGCGGTGGCCGACACGGCGCACCTGCAACGGTTGGTGCTGGACGGGTTCACCACGCGGCGGGAGGTCACCGAGGTGCACACCAACCTGCTGTTCGAGCACGTCCGGAAGCACACGGTGCCGACGGTGTAAGCGGCGGCGCGGCGTGCGCTGTGTTAGAGAAGTGCATGCCGACCGACGTTCTCCGCGACCTCCTCGACGGCCGGTGGGCCGATCTCCGACGGACCTCCCGCGACCTCCTGGCCACCGTGGAACCAGCACCGCCGGGTGACCTCCAGTCCCAGCGCGCCCGCACGTTCGAGCAGCTCCGGCTGCTCGCCGACGGCGGCCATCCCCTGACCGGGTTCCCGAAGGCCTACGGCGGGGCGGACGACGTCGGCGGGTCGGTGGTGGCGTTCGAGGTGCTGGGGTTCGGGGACCTGTCGCTGATGATCAAGGCCGGCGTGCAGTGGGGGCTGTTCGGCGGGGCCGTGCAGGCACTCGGGACGCAGGAGCACCACGACCGGTACCTGCCGGGGATCATGAGCCTGGCGATCCCCGGCTGCTTCGCGATGACGGAGACCGGTCACGGTTCCGACGTGCAGCACCTGCGGACCACCGCGACCTACGACGACGACGCGCAGGAGTTCGTCGTCAACACGCCGGACCGGAACGCGCGCAAGGACTACATCGGCAACGCGGCTCGCGACGGCCGGGTGGCGGTCGTGTTCGCGCAGCTGATCAGCGGCGGTGAGGAGCACGGCGTGCACGCACTGGTGGTGCCGCTGCGGGACGAGCACGGGCAGGCGCTGCCGGGGGTGTCCATCGAGGACTGCGGGCCCAAGGCGGGGCTGAACGGCGTGGACAACGGGCGGATCTCGTTCGACCACGTGCGCGTGCCGCGGACCGAGCTGCTCAACCGGTACGGGGACGTAGCGCCCGACGGCACGTACAGCAGTCCGGTCGACGGCGCCGGGCGGCGGTTCTTCACGATGCTGGGCACGCTGGTGCGCGGCCGGATCAGCGTGGCGGGCGGGGCGGGCAGCGCGACGAAGAAGGCGCTGGCCCTGGCGATCCGCTACGGCGAGACCCGCAGGCAGTTCACCCGGCCGGACGGCGAGGAGGTCGTGGTGCTCGACTACCTCGCGCACCAGCGGCAGCTGCTGCCCGCGTTGGCGAAGACCTACGCGCTGCACTTCGCGCAAGAGGAGTTGGTGTCGGCGCTGCACGACGTCGAGGACGACCGCGGCAAGCGCGAGGTCGAGTCGCGGGCGGCGGGCATCAAGGCGATCGCGACCTGGCACGCGACGGAGACGATCCAGAGGTGCCGCGAGGCGTGCGGCGGGGCCGGGTACCTGGCGGAGAACCTGCTGCCGCAGCTGAAGGCCGACACGGACGTGTTCACCACGTTCGAGGGCGACAACACGGTGCTGCTGCAACTGGTGGCGAAGGGGCTGCTGACGAGCTACCGCGACCACGTCGGGGATCTGGACACCCTGGGGATGGCGCGGTTCGCGGCCGACCAGTTCGTCGGGGTGGTGATCGAGCGGACGGCGGCGCGGGCGATCATCGCGCGGTTGGTCAGCGGCGGGGACGACGGGCTGCTGGAGCGCGGGTGGCAGCTGCGGCAGCTGGAGTTCCGGGAGACCCACGTGCTGGAAGGGCTCGCCCGGCGGTTGAAGCGGGCCACCTCCGACGACCAGGACGCGTTCGAGGTGTTCAACAACGCGCAGGACCACGTGCTGCTCGCGGCTCGGGCGCACATCGACCGGGTGGTGCTGGAGGCGTTCGTCGCCGCCGTCGACCGGTGCCCGGACGCGGAGACCACCGCGCTGCTGGACAAGGTGTGCGACCTGTACGCGCTGTCGGTGATCGAGGGCGACCGGGCCTGGTTCCTGGAGCACGACCGGTTGACGCCCGCGCGGTCGAAGGCGGTCACGCAGGCGGTCAACGAGCTGTGCCGCCAACTGCGGCCGCACGCCCGTGAGCTGGTCGACGCGTTCGCGATCCCGGAGTCCTTGCTGGAGGCGCCGATCACCGCGGGCTAGACGCACCGCGGACTAGGGGCACTTCGCCTTGGTGTCGCGGAGTTGGACGAAGACGACCTCGCCGGTGATGGCGTCGAAGTCGAAGTCGAGCATCCAGCCCGCACGGCCGTGGGCGGGCATCTCGTATCGGCCGGGCGAGGTGAGGCCCAGACCGCGACCGAGGTAGGTCTTGCGAAGTTCGGCGAGGGTGGAGCCCCGGCCGATGCCGTCCTCGGTCCTCGCCGACCCCGGAGCGCCGATCAGGCGCAGCCTGCCCTGGCCGAACGACACGACACCCGCGGGGTTGGCGGGGCCGGCGATCTGGGCGACGCGGTCGGTGGCCGTGGAGGCGATGACGGCGACGGCGCTGACCGCCCGTGCGGCGTCGGCGCTGCGGGCGGCCCAGGCGAGCTGCTCGTCGGCGGGCGCGTCGGGCGCGGGCGAGGGGCCGACCTTGGTGCTGAGGTCCTCGACCCGGTGGACGGCGTCGCGGTAGGCGACGTCGTTGGCCTGGTCCGCGGCCAGCAGCGCGGGATCCGGGACGGGGCCGTTGGCGAAGGAGTAGTAGTCGCAGCCGCCGATGACGGCGAGCGGCTCGGGCGACAGCTCGCCGGTGGCGAGCGCCTCCTGCTTCGTCATGCCCGGCGTGAGCGGCCCCCAGCCCTCCGCCCCGAACGATCGGACCGCGGGAGGCCCACCGTCAGTCGCGGGCATGCACGCCGTCGTGGCGAGCACCGCGGCGACCGCGGCGAGCCCGGTTAATCGGCCAGTGTTCACAAGATCGACGGTAGAGCAGAAAACCACGACCGCGTAAAGGTTTCCACGCCAGCGGGGAATAGTGGGCCTAGGCGACTCCGGCAAGCCGCAGTCCTGCGGTCGTGGCGGCCGCGAGCACCACGACGAGCACGAACGGGGCCTTGCGCCAGGCGGCCAGCCCACCGACCGCTACGCCGATCGGCAGCGCCCAGCCCGCGAAGTGGGCTCCCTTGGTCAGCGACGCCGTGGCCACCAGCGCGACCAGCAGCACGGTGGCCGCGGTCGACATCAGCCCGCGCGCC
This window contains:
- a CDS encoding peptide MFS transporter, with the protein product MSATSATEVPQRGFFGHPKGLSTLFFTELWERFSYYGMKAILAYYLYYSVSEGGLGVDKSAALSLVAIYGSSVYMAGVGGGWLADRVFGSQRAVLYGGVLIMLGHIALALPIGLTGVYLGLILIVLGTGLLKPNVSNIVGGLYEEHDQRRDAGFSIFYMGVNLGGFIAPLICGFLGQEVNWHLGFGAAAVGMALGLVQYQFGRKNLGEASDRPANPLPDEHRGRIIGRIAGIAAAVVVVLVLLIVLGVLSGEGVVNLLSVVSVVLPIIYFTVMMRSDKTTPVERTRLVAYIPLFVAAVIFWMLFEQTSTVIAAFADTSVRNSIFGVEFPPSFFQSINPVMIIVLAPVFALLWTKLGTRQPATPRKFSGGLLFVGLSFLVAMAASQSGGPDDKVSPLWLVLVFFVMTCGELLLSPVGLSVTTKLAPRAFAAQTMGLFFLASAAGQGIGAQVVKLYSDDSAVLYFGVLGAIAIGLGVLLLALSSRIRTLMRGVD
- a CDS encoding TIGR03086 family metal-binding protein → MELIEAHGLGIREFDRRVRRVRPEQWSLGTPCEKWSVRDLVGHIVQEQLWAPELLAGCTPEQVGDRFDGDTLGADPLHSWVLAAAAAREAWITPKALLRPVHLSYGKTTAVEYGWQMTADLAVHSWDLARAIGADERIDPDLAQAVLEHLEPHADEWRSAGVFGPAVPVPADADAQARLLGSTGRTP
- a CDS encoding glycoside hydrolase family 75 protein, with protein sequence MRRPSRFGAGLLVLGAIIASTLTSTGAQADVRAAAAQDVSAQAGPTAAALLAKLTSCSQISTGKYRSDEETSANIPVCGKTGAVWYKADLDVDCDGKVTAKCNEDTDPWFQDDTAFHDSKGAPLQADKLPYVVVPSPSGTWDYRKFGISGGGIVAVIYNNKVEYAVVGDTGPTAIIGEASYATAVDLGINPDPENGGSDGPVHYIYFKNSKVSPIEDHAKATSQGAALAQTFIDQN
- a CDS encoding DUF4262 domain-containing protein, which encodes MEPVTIPPYPQEEIDLRAWLLEQADLHGHAVVCVPEDAEGAPYSFTVGNWRRFGVAEAVVVGLPGDAATVLLNAYAKRAREGERFLPGQLYHDFFQGVPITFERVFKGFYPEFFGSAFLLYYKGDFPAVQIVVPTPRGDWPWQPTAPAGFADWQLLLTESGHPESWRPGVNGP
- a CDS encoding YebC/PmpR family DNA-binding transcriptional regulator, whose protein sequence is MSGHSKWATTKHKKAAIDAKRGKLFAKLIKNIEVAARTGGSDLEGNPTLFDAVQKARKNSVPVDNIERARKRGGGEEAGGADWQTIMYEGYGPNGVAVLIECLTDNRNRAAGEVRTAMTRNGGSMADPGSVSYMFSRKGVVILPKAGLAEDDVLMAVLDAGAEEVNDLGDSYEVVSEATDLVGVRTALQEAGYDYDSADSNFLPSVTVELEAEGARKIFKLIDALEDCDDVQNVFANFDVSDEVMAEID
- the pdxT gene encoding pyridoxal 5'-phosphate synthase glutaminase subunit PdxT → MSPAQPVVGVLALQGDVREHLIALAECDVVARPVRRPEELAEVDGLVLPGGESTTISRLLHTFELLEPLRARLADGLPAYGSCAGMILLADKAIDARPDQHQLGGLDIVVRRNAFGRQVDSFEEDLDFDGVEGGPVHAVFIRAPWVESAGGGVDVLARVPESPTAGEAAGRIVAVRQGHVLATAFHPELTGDGRVHRLFVEIVRSAG
- a CDS encoding aminotransferase class I/II-fold pyridoxal phosphate-dependent enzyme is translated as MAGMRTTAVHGGREDLVALGVHAVPIDLSTTYPIPDQAAGGEALQSFADGAAEAASPVYARLHNPTVARFERALAQLEGTEQAVAFGSGMAAVTAVVQAATVLNGKSHVVAVRPLYGGTDHLLSSGLLGIRTTYATADRVADAITPDTGLIVLETPANPNLDLADIAAVVAQAGTVPVMVDNTFATPVLQNPAAHGAAYVLHSGTKYLGGHGDVLGGVVACDAERAGALRQVRIVTGAVLHPLGGYLMHRGLATLPLRVEASQRSAVELARRLVGHPAVGTVRHPSLPGADPAGLLGRQLRGPGAVLAFTTRENPVDVVRGLALITPAVSLGSVDTLIEHPAGLTHRLVPSADRNACGVPENLLRLSVGLEDVEDIWEDLDRALSRDWSGLGHADLPAQAAEHDRRTDTAAALPPLPRPFTSRDHASY
- a CDS encoding Lrp/AsnC family transcriptional regulator codes for the protein MTVMDSVDAAIVHELQKDARLANKDLADRVNVAASTCVVRHRALRDRGVITGYHAAIDLAAVGRPVQAIIAVRIRPHTRAIVGPFMEYALSLSETLAVSHVTGPDDFLVHVAVADTAHLQRLVLDGFTTRREVTEVHTNLLFEHVRKHTVPTV
- a CDS encoding acyl-CoA dehydrogenase; translation: MPTDVLRDLLDGRWADLRRTSRDLLATVEPAPPGDLQSQRARTFEQLRLLADGGHPLTGFPKAYGGADDVGGSVVAFEVLGFGDLSLMIKAGVQWGLFGGAVQALGTQEHHDRYLPGIMSLAIPGCFAMTETGHGSDVQHLRTTATYDDDAQEFVVNTPDRNARKDYIGNAARDGRVAVVFAQLISGGEEHGVHALVVPLRDEHGQALPGVSIEDCGPKAGLNGVDNGRISFDHVRVPRTELLNRYGDVAPDGTYSSPVDGAGRRFFTMLGTLVRGRISVAGGAGSATKKALALAIRYGETRRQFTRPDGEEVVVLDYLAHQRQLLPALAKTYALHFAQEELVSALHDVEDDRGKREVESRAAGIKAIATWHATETIQRCREACGGAGYLAENLLPQLKADTDVFTTFEGDNTVLLQLVAKGLLTSYRDHVGDLDTLGMARFAADQFVGVVIERTAARAIIARLVSGGDDGLLERGWQLRQLEFRETHVLEGLARRLKRATSDDQDAFEVFNNAQDHVLLAARAHIDRVVLEAFVAAVDRCPDAETTALLDKVCDLYALSVIEGDRAWFLEHDRLTPARSKAVTQAVNELCRQLRPHARELVDAFAIPESLLEAPITAG
- a CDS encoding AzlD domain-containing protein; the protein is MTVIAVLVLAAGTYAFRVAGPFLRDRITLSDRARGLMSTAATVLLVALVATASLTKGAHFAGWALPIGVAVGGLAAWRKAPFVLVVVLAAATTAGLRLAGVA